A genomic segment from Nocardia cyriacigeorgica GUH-2 encodes:
- the sigM gene encoding RNA polymerase sigma factor SigM, with amino-acid sequence MSSETNAGFRRGRPRVLARGGSLVLGAAGDAELLRAHAAGTPHAFAELLRRHNDHLWQTALRTSYTREDAADSLQDALLSAHRTAGSFRAESEVRSWLHAIVVNACLDRIRRNKTRRAFSLTPENMPEPIEERDEISRMEMSMVVDRALFSLPPDQRTAIVAVDLEGYSVADAAVLLGVPEGTIKSRCARARQRLAERLEFLRDPGNRM; translated from the coding sequence TTGTCGTCGGAAACGAACGCGGGCTTCCGCAGGGGGAGGCCACGGGTCCTCGCGCGCGGCGGTTCGCTCGTCCTCGGCGCGGCCGGCGACGCCGAACTACTCCGGGCCCACGCGGCCGGCACCCCGCACGCCTTCGCCGAACTGCTGCGCAGGCATAACGACCATCTCTGGCAGACCGCGCTACGGACCTCCTACACCCGCGAGGACGCCGCCGACTCGCTCCAGGACGCACTGCTGTCGGCGCACCGCACCGCAGGCTCCTTCCGAGCCGAATCCGAGGTGCGCAGCTGGCTGCACGCCATCGTGGTGAACGCCTGCCTGGACCGGATCCGGCGCAACAAGACCCGGCGCGCGTTCTCGCTGACGCCGGAGAACATGCCCGAACCAATCGAGGAACGCGACGAGATCTCCCGGATGGAGATGTCGATGGTGGTCGACCGCGCGCTGTTCTCGCTGCCACCGGACCAGCGCACCGCGATCGTGGCGGTGGATCTGGAGGGGTATAGCGTGGCGGACGCGGCGGTGCTGCTCGGCGTCCCGGAGGGAACCATCAAGAGCCGCTGCGCCCGGGCCCGGCAGCGGCTGGCAGAACGTTTGGAATTTCTGCGGGATCCAGGGAACCGGATGTGA
- a CDS encoding ParA family protein, translated as MLDSSNAGPETFGSTPFGHISPSETPIAAEAHRASQILHPGKVTVPKPHEQRIITIANQKGGVGKTTTAVNLAAALAHQGMKVLVIDLDPQGNASTALGVEHHSGVPSSYELLIGEISVKDAIQQSPHSERLLCIPATIDLAGAEIELVSMVAREGRLKAAIQEANIAGYDIDYVMIDCPPSLGLLTVNAMVAAKEVLIPIQCEYYALEGVGQLIRNIGLVQSHLNPELHVSTVILTMYDGRTKLADQVAEEVRGHFGDVVLRSVIPRSVKVSEAPGYGMTVLDYDPGSRGAMSYLDAGREMAARAAAKRAAVTEGAQ; from the coding sequence ATGCTGGATTCCAGCAACGCCGGTCCGGAAACTTTCGGAAGCACACCGTTCGGGCACATCTCCCCCAGTGAGACCCCGATTGCGGCGGAGGCGCACCGCGCGAGTCAGATACTGCATCCAGGAAAGGTGACAGTGCCGAAACCGCATGAGCAACGGATCATCACGATCGCTAACCAGAAGGGCGGCGTCGGGAAGACGACCACCGCGGTCAATCTCGCGGCCGCCCTGGCGCATCAGGGGATGAAGGTGCTCGTCATCGATCTCGATCCGCAGGGCAATGCCAGTACTGCGCTCGGGGTCGAACACCACTCGGGTGTGCCGTCGAGTTATGAACTGCTCATCGGCGAGATCTCGGTCAAAGACGCGATTCAGCAGAGCCCGCACAGCGAACGGCTACTCTGCATCCCGGCCACCATCGACCTCGCCGGTGCCGAGATCGAACTGGTGTCGATGGTCGCCCGCGAAGGCAGGCTCAAGGCCGCCATTCAGGAAGCCAATATCGCCGGCTACGACATCGACTACGTGATGATCGACTGCCCGCCGTCGCTGGGCCTGCTGACGGTGAACGCGATGGTCGCGGCCAAGGAAGTGCTGATCCCGATTCAGTGCGAGTACTACGCACTCGAGGGCGTCGGCCAGCTGATCCGCAATATCGGGCTGGTCCAGTCCCACCTCAACCCCGAACTGCACGTCTCCACCGTGATTCTCACGATGTATGACGGCCGTACCAAGCTCGCCGATCAGGTGGCCGAGGAGGTGCGCGGCCACTTCGGTGACGTGGTACTGCGCTCGGTCATCCCGCGCAGCGTAAAGGTTTCCGAGGCGCCCGGCTACGGCATGACGGTGCTCGATTACGATCCCGGTTCGCGAGGAGCGATGAGCTACCTTGATGCCGGTCGGGAAATGGCGGCACGCGCGGCGGCGAAGCGCGCGGCCGTTACCGAGGGTGCCCAGTGA
- the trxA gene encoding thioredoxin, whose product MSESTITVTDATFADDVLLSEKPVLVDFWADWCGPCKMVAPVLEEIAGTHADKLTVAKLDVDANPVTAKDYQILSLPTMMLFAGGKPVKQIVGAKGKAALLRELDGVI is encoded by the coding sequence ATGTCCGAATCCACCATCACCGTCACCGACGCCACCTTCGCCGATGACGTCCTGCTCAGCGAGAAGCCGGTTCTGGTCGACTTCTGGGCGGACTGGTGCGGCCCGTGCAAGATGGTCGCGCCGGTGCTGGAGGAGATCGCGGGCACCCATGCCGATAAGCTGACCGTCGCCAAGCTGGACGTGGACGCCAACCCGGTCACCGCCAAGGATTATCAGATCCTGTCGCTGCCCACTATGATGCTGTTCGCCGGTGGTAAGCCGGTCAAGCAGATCGTCGGGGCCAAGGGCAAAGCCGCCCTCCTGCGCGAACTCGACGGCGTCATCTGA
- a CDS encoding N-acetylmuramoyl-L-alanine amidase, producing the protein MHRLRHGDTGPAVAEVRSTLASLGFLHAHNADGDDAREYWKDTDATFDHQLDSAVRAFQQHRGLLVDGVVGPATYRALKEASYRLGARTLIYQLSAPLYGDDVATLQRRLQDLGFYVHRVDGYFGPHTHDGLTAFQREIGLSADGICGPDTLRSLELLGARVTGGNPHRIAEEEVVHRAGPQLTGKRIVIDPGLGGPDRGQAVPTEFGDVYESEILWDLASRLEGRMAATGMETFLSRPWGANPTDAERAETSNAFDADLMISLRCANNPSSSANGVAGFYFGNSHGSVSMIGQVLAGFIQREVVARTSLQDCRTHQRTWDLLRLTKMPTVQVDIGYLTNEYDASVLTNPRMRDVIAEAILVSVKRLYLLGQDDQPTGTYTFAELLAEELAAADRG; encoded by the coding sequence ATGCACCGACTTCGTCACGGCGATACCGGTCCAGCCGTCGCAGAGGTTCGGAGCACCCTGGCAAGTCTGGGTTTCCTGCACGCGCACAACGCCGATGGCGACGACGCGCGTGAGTACTGGAAAGACACCGACGCCACCTTCGATCACCAGCTCGACTCCGCGGTGCGCGCCTTCCAGCAGCACCGCGGGCTGCTCGTGGACGGCGTCGTGGGTCCTGCCACCTACCGGGCTCTGAAAGAGGCTTCCTATCGGCTGGGCGCGCGCACGCTGATCTATCAGCTGTCGGCCCCGCTCTACGGTGACGATGTGGCGACGCTGCAGCGCAGGCTGCAGGACCTCGGCTTCTACGTGCACCGCGTCGACGGCTATTTCGGGCCGCACACCCACGACGGCCTGACCGCCTTCCAGCGCGAGATCGGCCTGTCCGCCGACGGCATCTGCGGTCCGGACACGCTGCGTTCGCTCGAGCTGCTCGGCGCCCGCGTCACCGGCGGCAATCCGCATCGCATCGCCGAGGAAGAGGTGGTGCACCGCGCAGGCCCGCAGCTCACCGGCAAACGCATCGTGATCGATCCGGGTCTCGGCGGACCGGACCGGGGCCAGGCGGTGCCGACCGAATTCGGCGACGTCTACGAATCGGAGATCCTGTGGGATCTGGCCAGCCGGCTCGAGGGCCGGATGGCGGCCACCGGCATGGAGACGTTCCTGTCGCGGCCGTGGGGCGCCAACCCCACCGATGCCGAGCGGGCGGAGACCTCCAACGCCTTCGACGCCGATCTGATGATCTCGCTGCGCTGCGCCAACAATCCGAGCTCGTCGGCCAACGGCGTCGCCGGCTTCTACTTCGGCAATTCGCACGGCTCGGTGTCGATGATCGGGCAGGTGCTCGCCGGTTTCATCCAGCGTGAGGTGGTGGCGCGGACCTCATTGCAGGACTGCCGGACCCATCAGCGCACCTGGGATCTGCTGCGGCTCACCAAGATGCCGACCGTGCAGGTCGATATCGGCTATCTGACAAACGAATACGACGCCTCGGTGCTTACCAACCCGCGCATGCGCGACGTCATCGCCGAGGCCATCCTGGTGTCGGTGAAGCGGCTGTACCTCCTCGGCCAGGACGATCAGCCGACCGGTACCTACACCTTCGCCGAACTGCTCGCCGAGGAACTCGCCGCGGCCGACCGCGGATAA
- the trxB gene encoding thioredoxin-disulfide reductase: MSTPVRDLIIVGSGPAGYTAAVYAARAELQPLLFEGTQFGGALMTTTEVENFPGFRDGIMGPDLMEQMRDQAKRFGADIRTEDVDAIDLSGPVKKVTVGDETFEAYAVILAMGSAARYLGVPGEQELLGRGVSACATCDGFFFKGQDIVVVGGGDSAMEEATFLTKFASSVTIVHRRDEFRASRIMLERAKANEKIRWVTNAEVVRVNGDTSVTGLTLRDTRTGETSELAATGMFVAIGHDPRSELVRGQVELDDEGYVKVADPSTATAVPGVFAAGDLVDHTYRQAITAAGTGCRAAIDAERWLAEQGDITSNTLDHAGQPVAVPAN; encoded by the coding sequence ATGAGCACGCCAGTTCGCGACCTGATCATCGTCGGCTCCGGCCCCGCCGGATACACCGCCGCCGTCTACGCGGCCCGCGCGGAACTCCAGCCGCTGCTGTTCGAGGGAACGCAATTCGGTGGCGCCCTGATGACCACCACCGAGGTGGAGAACTTCCCCGGCTTCCGCGACGGCATCATGGGCCCGGACCTGATGGAGCAGATGCGCGATCAGGCCAAGCGCTTCGGCGCCGATATCCGCACCGAAGACGTCGACGCCATCGACCTCAGCGGCCCGGTGAAGAAGGTCACCGTGGGCGATGAGACCTTCGAGGCCTACGCGGTGATCCTGGCCATGGGCTCGGCCGCCCGCTACCTCGGCGTCCCCGGTGAGCAGGAGCTGCTCGGCCGCGGCGTCAGCGCGTGCGCCACCTGCGACGGCTTCTTCTTCAAGGGCCAGGACATCGTGGTGGTCGGCGGCGGCGACTCCGCCATGGAAGAGGCGACCTTCCTCACCAAGTTCGCCTCCAGCGTCACCATCGTGCACCGCCGCGACGAGTTCCGCGCCTCGCGCATCATGCTGGAGCGGGCCAAGGCCAACGAGAAGATCCGCTGGGTCACCAACGCCGAGGTCGTGCGCGTCAACGGCGACACCAGCGTGACCGGTCTCACCCTGCGTGACACCCGCACCGGCGAAACCTCCGAACTCGCCGCCACCGGCATGTTCGTCGCGATCGGCCACGATCCGCGCAGCGAACTGGTGCGTGGCCAGGTCGAACTCGACGACGAGGGCTATGTGAAGGTCGCCGATCCGTCCACCGCCACCGCGGTGCCCGGCGTCTTCGCCGCGGGCGATCTGGTCGATCACACCTACCGCCAGGCGATCACCGCCGCAGGCACCGGCTGCCGCGCCGCGATCGACGCCGAGCGCTGGCTCGCCGAACAGGGCGACATCACCTCCAACACCCTCGACCACGCCGGGCAGCCGGTCGCGGTCCCCGCCAACTGA
- a CDS encoding ParB/RepB/Spo0J family partition protein: MSQAKKGGLGRGLAALIPTGPASTGLGDAAASVVIGVDPGPIQPATYLHTVPSPAETTPELDSPGDAVYREIPPDAIEPNPKQPRQVFQEDALAELVHSIREFGLMQPIVVRRLESNPDRYQLVMGERRWRACQEAGLTAIPAIVRETDDGSMLRDALLENIHRVQLNPLEEAAAYQQLLEEFDVTHEELADRIGRSRSAVTNMIRLLKLPVPVQRRVAAGVLSAGHARALLGLEAGADAQEVLAARIVAEGMSVRATEEAVTLANREPENAAPPSPRRKPMHAPGLQDVAERLSESFDTRVTVSLGKRKGKIVVEFGSVDDLERIVGLMQQNNIAT, from the coding sequence ATGAGTCAGGCTAAGAAGGGTGGTCTGGGACGCGGTCTGGCCGCGTTGATCCCGACCGGACCGGCGTCGACCGGACTCGGTGACGCGGCGGCGAGTGTGGTTATCGGGGTCGACCCCGGGCCGATTCAGCCCGCCACGTACCTGCACACGGTGCCCTCCCCCGCCGAGACCACCCCCGAGCTCGACTCCCCCGGCGACGCCGTCTACCGCGAGATCCCGCCGGACGCTATCGAGCCGAATCCCAAGCAGCCGCGCCAGGTCTTCCAGGAAGACGCGCTGGCCGAGCTGGTGCATTCGATCCGCGAGTTCGGTCTCATGCAGCCGATCGTGGTGCGGCGCCTGGAATCCAACCCCGACCGCTATCAGCTCGTCATGGGCGAGCGGCGCTGGCGAGCCTGCCAGGAGGCCGGCCTGACCGCCATTCCGGCCATCGTCCGGGAGACCGACGACGGCTCGATGCTGCGTGACGCGCTGCTAGAGAATATCCACCGCGTCCAGCTCAATCCCCTCGAAGAGGCGGCGGCGTATCAGCAGCTGCTCGAGGAGTTCGACGTCACCCACGAGGAACTGGCCGACCGGATCGGCCGCTCGCGTTCGGCGGTGACGAATATGATCCGGCTGCTGAAGCTGCCGGTGCCGGTGCAGCGGCGGGTCGCTGCCGGGGTGTTGTCCGCGGGTCATGCGCGGGCGCTGCTCGGCCTGGAAGCCGGCGCCGATGCGCAGGAGGTGCTGGCGGCTCGAATCGTCGCCGAGGGCATGTCGGTGCGCGCGACCGAGGAAGCGGTGACGCTGGCGAACCGGGAACCGGAGAACGCGGCGCCCCCCTCCCCGCGCCGCAAGCCGATGCACGCGCCGGGATTACAGGATGTGGCCGAGCGACTGTCGGAGTCGTTCGACACGCGGGTGACGGTGAGTCTGGGCAAGCGCAAGGGCAAGATCGTCGTCGAGTTCGGCTCGGTCGACGATCTCGAGCGCATTGTCGGTTTGATGCAGCAGAACAACATCGCAACATAA